A stretch of the Helicoverpa armigera isolate CAAS_96S chromosome 5, ASM3070526v1, whole genome shotgun sequence genome encodes the following:
- the LOC110381082 gene encoding uncharacterized protein LOC110381082 translates to MDSESRSESALNSPTEPDVSLAASLTDPLEAHTLEEARRSIRDLRMKYRAQAHQLLTWRRAHRTQEELVTRLQKEKAEQLKSLSSQLLLFESRLVRKQKEITTMMALRETIIMKQQKVIESLQAKLLDNGIESQNIPDFRDMLQDTHLAGDFDSLNDSDSAVIMEDVDFDSSNTPHVPRFRSTNPDSVTIVRSISDAIDPNLKYNVVRRSNGFLRRPEILETVYSVEEEVDGDSTKGLSAQNSTEKDLLDANKTDEEKYKETSLLAQRRDNFRMRSVVLTAEVKSIDNDKELKPKSGKEVWSYSYVPKRMTPANESDDEGTSNAESDEEPEQKSNHVVTYNRVMSNHRNVTKPKDVKYKRINKAKSKSLEELRGRLKNWVEKGNKLSNIPLEHAQSYA, encoded by the exons CCGAAGCGAGTCGGCTCTGAACAGCCCAACGGAGCCTGACGTATCGCTTGCGGCATCCCTCACCGACCCTCTAGAGGCACACACCCTGGAAGAAGCTCGGCGGAGCATCAG AGATCTTCGAATGAAGTATCGCGCTCAAGCCCACCAGCTCCTAACATGGCGGCGTGCGCACCGAACGCAAGAGGAACTAGTCACGCGCCTTCAGAAGGAGAAAGCGGAACAACTCAAGTCCCTCTCCAGCCAGCTCCTTCTCTTCGAGTCACGCCTCGTTCGCAAGCAGAAAGAGATCACCACCATGATGGCGCTCCGAGAAACAATCATCATGAAACagcagaaagttatcgaatcaCTTCAAGCTAAGCTACTCGATAATGGTATCGAATCGCAAAATATTCCCGACTTCAGGGACATGCTGCAAGATACTCACCTCGCTGGTGACTTCGACTCACTCAATGATTCAGATTCTGCTGTCATCATGGAAGATGTAGACTTCGACAGCAGTAATACTCCGCACGTGCCAAGATTCAGGTCGACCAACCCTGACAGCGTGACCATCGTACGGTCAATATCAGATGCTATAGATCCCAACCTCAAATACAATGTCGTGAGGCGGTCGAATGGCTTTCTGCGGAGACCAGAGATTCTAGAAACTGTATACAGTGTAGAAGAAGAGGTTGATGGAGATTCCACAAAAGGTCTCAGCGCGCAAAATAGTACGGAGAAGGACCTGCTTGATGCCAATAAAACTGACGAAGAGAAATACAAGGAAACGAGTCTCCTCGCTCAAAGGCGGGATAACTTTCGAATGAGGAGCGTCGTCCTAACCGCTGAGGTCAAAAGCATAGACAACGACAAGGAGTTAAAGCCGAAGAGCGGTAAAGAGGTGTGGTCGTACAGCTATGTGCCAAAACGCATGACTCCAGCCAACGAGTCTGATGACGAGGGCACGTCGAACGCTGAGAGTGACGAGGAGCCGGAACAGAAGTCGAACCACGTGGTGACGTACAACAGAGTGATGTCCAACCACAGGAACGTCACCAAGCCCAAGGACGTCAAGTATAAGAGGATAAACAAGGCCAAGTCCAAGAGCTTAGAGGAGCTGCGAGGCAGACTAAAGAACTGGGTCGAGAAAGGCAACAAGTTGTCCAACATACCTTTAGAACACGCGCAAAGTTACGCCTAA